The following proteins come from a genomic window of Flavobacteriaceae bacterium MAR_2010_188:
- a CDS encoding CBS domain-containing protein: MGIKSFIGARKLKNKVSDTLPIKVSDYMTRELITFKPEQSIEQVINTLIRYKISGGPVVNDKNELIGIISEGDCLKQISESRYYNMPMDKLHVEDRMITKVETIDGNMNVFDAANKFLESKIRRFPIIENGKLAGQISQKDILKAAIKLKGQNWK, from the coding sequence ATGGGGATCAAAAGTTTTATAGGCGCAAGGAAGTTAAAGAACAAAGTTTCGGACACACTACCAATTAAAGTTAGCGACTATATGACGCGAGAACTAATAACTTTTAAACCTGAGCAATCTATCGAGCAGGTTATTAACACACTCATACGGTACAAGATTTCTGGGGGGCCCGTGGTCAATGATAAAAACGAGTTGATCGGTATTATTTCTGAAGGTGATTGCCTTAAACAGATCAGCGAGAGCAGGTATTATAATATGCCCATGGACAAACTTCATGTCGAAGACCGAATGATCACCAAAGTTGAAACCATTGATGGCAATATGAACGTTTTTGATGCCGCTAACAAATTCCTAGAATCTAAGATCAGACGCTTCCCCATCATAGAAAATGGAAAACTGGCAGGACAGATTAGTCAAAAAGATATTCTAAAGGCTGCAATTAAACTGAAAGGTCAAAACTGGAAGTAG
- a CDS encoding Protein N-acetyltransferase, RimJ/RimL family — protein sequence MSVPIETERLVLRKFLPSDAENMFRLDTDKEVHRYLGNRMNTSIDDARKNIDYIIQQYNENGIGRWAAIEKSSGKFIGWSGLKLNTELEMNGYNDFYDIGYRFLPEFWGKGYATESSKATLDYGFNVLNLDTIYGITHINNEASHKVLLKIGLDLINTFELKGEDFLLRWYQLKSEDYGSRMS from the coding sequence ATGTCTGTACCCATTGAAACAGAAAGATTGGTTTTAAGAAAATTTCTTCCGTCGGATGCAGAAAATATGTTTAGACTAGATACGGATAAAGAAGTTCACCGCTATCTTGGCAACAGAATGAATACCTCAATCGATGATGCAAGAAAGAATATCGATTATATCATTCAACAATACAACGAAAATGGAATTGGTCGATGGGCAGCAATCGAAAAATCTTCAGGAAAATTTATTGGTTGGTCTGGTCTAAAATTGAATACCGAATTAGAAATGAATGGCTATAACGATTTCTATGATATTGGATACCGCTTTTTACCGGAGTTTTGGGGAAAAGGCTATGCCACCGAATCTTCTAAAGCGACTTTGGATTATGGCTTTAATGTTTTAAATTTAGATACCATTTATGGGATTACCCATATTAATAATGAAGCATCTCACAAGGTCCTTTTAAAAATCGGGCTCGATTTAATAAATACTTTTGAGCTTAAGGGTGAAGATTTTTTATTGCGATGGTATCAATTAAAAAGTGAAGATTATGGCAGCAGAATGTCCTGA
- a CDS encoding Glucose/arabinose dehydrogenase, beta-propeller fold has product MHRIILLFIFPLLILNCQGEKKQESDTKKEIVIKKPEKVMKTLKPDQNNGGLTFPDGFGALVVTESAGPSRHLAVNDNGDIYVKLKIDTGTNGNVALRDTDNDGKADIIERFGDSPNDGSFATEMRIHKGYLYYSSELVVYRQKLIEGELIPTSKPEVLMVDRYPLRWHNAKTLAFDNEDNMYVTFSAPTNACEDLRLTSGEPDAIVKGEYPCSQLDILGGVWKFSDSKLNQSQQDVERYATGLRSIVAMSWNQEDNSLYAVNHGRDYLHNHAPRYFSEWEDAVLPAEEFMNIKQGEDYGWPYTYYDPFKNKRMLAPEYGGDGKKVETKYADPILGLPAHWAPNDMLFYKGNQFPERYKKGAFIAFHGSTNRTPYPQGGYVVAFVPFKDGKPYGEYEIFADGFAGVDIIETKEDAKYRPMGLAEGPDGSLYISESNQGKIWRVLFTGNKDEFGAENLSKMEESKTKSYLKIPVENKDKLVSETKNQ; this is encoded by the coding sequence ATGCACAGAATTATTCTACTCTTTATTTTTCCACTGTTAATCCTCAACTGTCAAGGAGAAAAAAAGCAAGAATCAGACACTAAGAAGGAGATTGTCATAAAGAAACCCGAAAAAGTCATGAAGACTTTAAAACCTGACCAGAATAATGGTGGTTTAACGTTTCCGGATGGTTTTGGTGCATTGGTTGTTACCGAAAGTGCGGGACCATCTCGGCATTTGGCGGTAAACGATAATGGCGATATCTACGTAAAATTAAAAATCGATACCGGAACCAATGGTAATGTGGCTTTGCGTGACACCGATAACGATGGTAAAGCAGATATAATAGAACGCTTTGGCGACTCCCCAAACGATGGAAGTTTTGCGACCGAAATGAGAATCCACAAGGGATATTTGTATTATAGTTCGGAGTTGGTGGTATATAGACAGAAACTTATTGAAGGTGAGTTGATCCCGACCTCAAAACCAGAGGTCTTAATGGTTGATCGCTATCCGCTTCGTTGGCATAATGCCAAAACCTTAGCATTCGACAATGAAGACAATATGTACGTAACCTTTAGCGCACCTACTAACGCCTGCGAAGACCTGCGACTAACTAGCGGCGAACCAGATGCGATTGTAAAAGGAGAATATCCCTGTTCTCAATTAGATATTTTAGGCGGGGTTTGGAAATTCAGCGATAGTAAACTCAATCAATCACAACAAGACGTAGAGCGTTATGCAACTGGACTTAGAAGCATTGTCGCAATGTCTTGGAACCAGGAAGACAACAGTCTTTATGCGGTAAATCATGGACGCGATTATTTACATAATCATGCGCCAAGATATTTTTCAGAATGGGAAGATGCAGTTTTACCCGCAGAAGAATTTATGAACATTAAGCAGGGAGAAGATTACGGCTGGCCATATACCTATTACGACCCTTTTAAAAATAAGCGAATGTTAGCTCCAGAATATGGCGGAGATGGCAAAAAAGTTGAAACAAAATATGCCGACCCTATCTTAGGTCTTCCAGCGCATTGGGCGCCTAACGATATGTTGTTTTACAAAGGGAATCAATTTCCAGAAAGATATAAAAAAGGTGCCTTTATCGCGTTTCACGGTTCTACCAACCGAACTCCTTATCCACAGGGCGGATATGTGGTTGCTTTTGTACCTTTTAAAGATGGAAAACCTTATGGTGAATATGAAATTTTTGCGGATGGTTTTGCCGGAGTAGATATCATCGAGACAAAGGAAGACGCTAAATATCGGCCAATGGGTTTGGCGGAAGGACCCGACGGTTCATTATATATTTCAGAATCTAACCAAGGAAAAATTTGGCGAGTTTTATTTACTGGAAACAAAGATGAATTTGGAGCTGAAAATCTCAGTAAAATGGAAGAATCCAAGACCAAAAGCTATTTAAAAATTCCTGTTGAAAATAAGGACAAGTTAGTTTCGGAGACTAAAAATCAATAA
- a CDS encoding NADH dehydrogenase: MAKKIVIVGGGFAGVNLAKKLANNSHFEITVVDKNNYNFFTPLIYQVGTGYLDPSSITYPFRNLFRGKSNISFRMGTLLKIVPEENKAILSNGELTYAYLVIATGTHTNYFGQQSIEGHAIPMKTLEDALVMRNLLLQRLEKASRIPDKSERVPWVTMVVAGGGPTGVEISGIFAELRNNTIRKEFPELKNSGGRIYLVNSPAELLSPMSKKSQEYTLKTLKKMGVEVLLNTRVTGFDGEKVELSEGKPIYSRNLIWATGVIGYRFEGLPETCYERGNRVKVDAFNRVEGTENIYVIGDAAVQTSDPAFPTGHPQLAQVAIQQGKHLAKNFKRIAANKPMKEFDYLDKGTMAVIGSAKAVVDLPKGHFNGFFAWLLWALVHLFSLVDYRNRWRTFYNWALAYLTTNQDLRMIIRPKDDI; the protein is encoded by the coding sequence ATGGCTAAAAAAATCGTAATCGTTGGTGGTGGCTTTGCAGGCGTTAATCTCGCAAAAAAACTGGCCAACAATTCCCACTTCGAAATTACCGTCGTCGACAAAAATAATTATAACTTTTTTACCCCGCTTATTTATCAAGTAGGCACCGGATATTTAGATCCGTCTTCTATAACCTATCCTTTTAGGAATCTATTTAGAGGAAAGTCTAACATCTCTTTTAGGATGGGGACCCTGCTTAAAATTGTACCCGAAGAAAATAAAGCGATCCTGAGTAACGGTGAACTAACTTATGCTTATTTGGTTATTGCCACCGGTACTCATACCAATTATTTTGGTCAGCAAAGTATCGAAGGGCATGCCATACCGATGAAGACTTTAGAAGATGCGCTCGTAATGAGAAATCTTCTGTTGCAACGATTAGAAAAGGCTTCCAGAATACCCGATAAATCAGAAAGGGTGCCTTGGGTAACTATGGTAGTCGCAGGAGGCGGTCCAACCGGGGTAGAAATTTCAGGAATTTTTGCCGAGCTACGAAACAATACGATTAGAAAGGAGTTCCCAGAACTCAAAAATTCTGGTGGTCGCATTTACTTGGTCAACAGTCCGGCAGAATTACTTTCGCCAATGAGCAAGAAGAGCCAAGAGTATACGCTTAAAACCCTTAAAAAGATGGGGGTTGAAGTGTTGCTGAACACTAGGGTCACTGGTTTTGATGGTGAAAAGGTAGAACTGAGCGAAGGAAAACCCATCTACAGTCGAAACCTTATTTGGGCAACCGGGGTGATTGGTTACCGGTTTGAAGGTTTGCCAGAAACATGTTATGAACGAGGAAATAGAGTAAAAGTTGATGCCTTTAATAGGGTAGAAGGCACCGAGAATATATATGTTATTGGAGATGCTGCGGTACAGACCTCGGACCCAGCTTTTCCTACCGGGCATCCACAGTTAGCCCAAGTTGCGATTCAACAGGGTAAACATCTAGCGAAAAACTTTAAAAGGATTGCGGCGAATAAACCGATGAAGGAATTCGATTATTTGGACAAAGGCACTATGGCGGTCATTGGTAGTGCAAAAGCGGTAGTAGATTTGCCAAAAGGGCATTTCAATGGATTTTTTGCCTGGCTTTTATGGGCACTGGTGCATTTGTTTTCGTTGGTGGACTATAGAAATAGATGGCGAACTTTCTACAATTGGGCATTGGCTTATTTAACCACTAATCAAGATTTAAGGATGATTATTCGACCGAAGGATGATATCTAA
- a CDS encoding Glycine/D-amino acid oxidase: MQKNNSIAICGAGIAGVATAYYLLMGNSEIEIILIDKNQPLSFTTSKSGENFRDYWPQKNMRNFIGYSISLMKELRDKYGSDAFEMVHSGYNFISHNSQNPIFGTTGQDHAQDYLEEITDQQFIHNKYPYLQKDIQKIVKIKNAGSMDVYALGMLLLGEAKKLGLKQLQGEILGIEKIDSKYKIQLDSNNTISVDKVVIAAGPFVNKIAGMLGIHFPLSNTLQRKFIIPDPKNIIPKNMPFTIYTDPQYLDWSKEEADFFASDIQYKWLLNNFPGGLHIKPETEGIKMGWAFQTEKLEPAWRIPDSDYFPQAVLKGASRFIPELAQYENHIPSPLIEYAGYYTRTNENYPLIGPTEMPEVFVVGALAGYGTMSACAAGKLCSSYILNETIYPDYARYFHPLRYKDFSIVKEMNEITSDGQL; this comes from the coding sequence ATGCAAAAAAACAATTCGATTGCTATTTGCGGAGCTGGTATTGCTGGGGTAGCAACAGCCTATTATTTATTAATGGGCAATAGTGAAATTGAAATTATCCTTATTGATAAAAATCAGCCATTATCATTTACCACGAGCAAATCCGGGGAAAACTTTAGGGATTATTGGCCGCAAAAAAATATGCGGAATTTTATAGGTTATAGCATTTCTTTAATGAAAGAATTAAGGGATAAATACGGATCTGACGCGTTCGAGATGGTGCATTCTGGCTATAATTTTATCAGCCATAACTCTCAAAATCCAATTTTTGGAACTACCGGCCAGGATCACGCCCAAGATTATCTCGAAGAAATCACCGATCAACAGTTTATTCACAATAAATATCCCTATTTACAAAAGGACATACAAAAAATAGTAAAAATAAAAAATGCAGGCAGTATGGACGTCTATGCACTGGGAATGTTATTGCTTGGTGAAGCTAAAAAATTGGGTTTAAAGCAACTTCAAGGCGAAATTTTGGGAATTGAGAAAATAGATTCAAAATATAAGATTCAACTAGATTCAAATAATACCATTTCTGTTGACAAGGTAGTAATTGCCGCTGGGCCTTTTGTAAATAAGATTGCGGGGATGTTAGGTATTCATTTCCCGTTATCAAATACTCTGCAACGGAAGTTTATTATCCCGGACCCAAAAAATATAATTCCCAAAAATATGCCCTTTACGATCTATACAGATCCCCAATATTTAGATTGGTCCAAAGAAGAAGCCGATTTTTTTGCCTCGGACATACAATATAAATGGCTGTTGAATAATTTTCCGGGAGGATTGCATATAAAACCAGAAACAGAAGGAATTAAAATGGGCTGGGCTTTCCAAACAGAAAAACTTGAACCAGCATGGAGAATACCAGATTCCGATTATTTCCCGCAAGCGGTATTAAAGGGGGCAAGTCGATTTATTCCTGAATTGGCTCAATATGAAAACCACATCCCTTCGCCCCTAATTGAATATGCCGGATATTATACCCGTACCAATGAAAATTATCCGTTGATAGGCCCAACCGAAATGCCAGAAGTGTTCGTGGTTGGCGCCCTTGCTGGTTATGGTACCATGTCTGCTTGTGCTGCCGGGAAACTTTGTTCAAGCTATATTTTGAATGAAACCATATATCCTGATTATGCAAGATATTTTCATCCCTTGCGATATAAAGATTTTTCCATAGTGAAAGAAATGAACGAGATTACAAGTGATGGGCAGTTGTAA
- a CDS encoding DoxX protein, protein MKNKILLIVGIVYGLIFINAGLNKFLNYMSMPEDLPQEAIDTMDTILKIEWLMPLIAVVEIVGGLLFMISKFRALGAVILFPIGVGIVMTHLINIPSGLPLALILFAVLLWVIYENRAKYTQMIT, encoded by the coding sequence ATGAAAAATAAAATTCTTTTGATCGTGGGTATTGTATACGGTTTGATTTTTATAAATGCCGGACTCAATAAATTCCTTAATTATATGTCCATGCCAGAAGACTTGCCGCAAGAAGCGATAGATACTATGGACACAATTTTGAAAATAGAATGGCTCATGCCTTTAATAGCGGTAGTAGAAATTGTGGGAGGATTACTTTTTATGATCAGTAAATTCCGGGCATTGGGAGCTGTAATTTTATTTCCCATAGGGGTGGGTATCGTCATGACTCATTTAATTAATATCCCTTCTGGCCTTCCGCTCGCGCTGATCCTTTTTGCTGTTTTACTTTGGGTAATCTATGAGAATCGTGCGAAGTACACCCAAATGATTACATAA
- a CDS encoding protocatechuate 3,4-dioxygenase beta subunit, with product MLSFGSCQSQTKNPESKKLVGGPCEGCEAIFEYADKKLKSSDTLKDFQITEPKLKLTGTVFKKDGKTPANDVILYIYHTNRKGIYPTKGNEKAWAKRHGYIRGWAKTDKWGNYSFYTFRPAAYPNRNDPAHIHITVKEPNKNEYYIDEFLFEDDPLLTKERRNNLENRGGSGIVNPELKVNLLTVTRDIILGLNIPNYE from the coding sequence ATGTTATCATTTGGATCTTGTCAATCACAAACAAAAAATCCCGAATCGAAAAAATTGGTGGGCGGTCCTTGCGAAGGTTGTGAGGCTATTTTTGAATATGCTGATAAAAAACTAAAATCCTCAGATACCCTAAAGGACTTCCAAATTACCGAACCCAAGTTAAAATTAACGGGTACAGTTTTTAAAAAAGACGGAAAAACGCCGGCTAATGACGTAATTCTCTATATCTACCATACCAACAGAAAGGGAATTTATCCGACCAAGGGAAATGAAAAAGCTTGGGCTAAAAGACATGGCTATATAAGGGGATGGGCTAAAACAGATAAATGGGGTAACTATTCGTTCTATACTTTTAGACCCGCAGCCTACCCCAACAGAAATGATCCTGCACATATACACATTACCGTAAAAGAACCAAATAAAAACGAGTACTATATCGATGAATTTTTGTTTGAGGATGACCCATTGTTAACCAAAGAAAGAAGAAATAATTTGGAAAATCGTGGTGGCTCAGGGATTGTAAACCCAGAATTAAAGGTCAATCTCCTAACTGTTACCAGAGATATAATTTTAGGGTTGAATATTCCTAACTATGAATAA
- a CDS encoding single-strand binding protein, which translates to MNTLRNKVQLIGNLGNDPEIINLESGKTLAKFSIATNESYKNAKGEKITDTQWHNVVAWGQTAKIVENYLTKGKEVAVEGKLTTRSYETKEGEKRYITEIVCNELMMLGAK; encoded by the coding sequence ATGAACACTCTTAGAAACAAAGTACAGTTGATTGGTAACTTGGGTAACGACCCAGAAATCATTAATCTTGAATCTGGCAAAACGCTTGCTAAATTCTCAATCGCTACAAACGAAAGCTACAAAAATGCTAAAGGCGAAAAAATTACCGATACCCAATGGCATAATGTCGTAGCATGGGGTCAGACCGCGAAAATCGTAGAAAATTATCTTACCAAAGGAAAGGAAGTAGCGGTAGAAGGCAAATTAACCACCCGCAGCTATGAAACCAAAGAAGGAGAAAAACGCTATATCACCGAAATAGTGTGTAACGAGCTGATGATGCTCGGCGCTAAATAA
- a CDS encoding Phosphoenolpyruvate carboxylase, type 1 encodes MQPKIARFQQNVLAKYQIYNSIFMTLPFDTISKTGVLLPLFHETCKKGFNQGDDPTTIVELFFKKYQARRDSESQLNLLFRFIQYIERQVVLFDAIEDAAFPIVNHMDGIGTLRSLKESAVSDDKLEILRKYLREFKVRIVLTAHPTQFYPGSVLGIITDLTQAIKDNDLLLINDLLAQLGKTPFFQHTKPTPYDEAVSLIWYLENVFYNSFGKIYDYIQQNIFNDSPVGNDIINIGFWPGGDRDGNPFVTPQITLKVARRLKDTIMKNYYRDVRKLKRRLTFNDVEPRIANLETKLYTGDIDIEYFQTELIEIKNIVIEQHQSLFVNEIKSLINKTYLFGMHFATLDIRQDSRAHAAVFNNMVDTVIATGSDIFPENYHSLNEDKQIKILSQIKGSVDLEIFKDAEVIKALQTMKAIKTIQESNGELAANRYIISNNQTTLNVMQLYAMLKLVAFQDKLTVDIGPLFETITDLENAPKVMEQLYTNPDYRDHLRARGDKQTIMLGFSDGTKDGGYLMANWGIYQAKQKLTRVSRKHGITVIFFDGRGGPPARGGGKTHQFYASLGPTIEDKEVQLTIQGQTISSNFGTPESSQYNLEQLISSGILNRLNDSNLKMTTENSKVMDKLANISYKAYVDFKNHAMFIPYLERMSTLKYYAKTNIGSRPSKRGKSDELVFADLRAIPFVGSWSQLKQNVPGFYGVGTALKYYEDKGDFKKVQKLYKTSEFFKTLVENSMMSLSKSFFDLTKYMADDPEFGDFWKIIYEEYETSKRLLLKLTGYKVLMEEEPAGKASIDVRESIVLPLLTIQQFALRKIQQLEKENPKDKAQIEVYEKLVTRSLFGNINASRNSA; translated from the coding sequence TTGCAACCTAAAATAGCCAGATTTCAACAAAACGTTTTAGCGAAATACCAGATTTACAATAGTATTTTTATGACCCTGCCCTTCGATACCATTTCGAAAACGGGTGTATTGCTGCCATTGTTTCACGAAACCTGCAAAAAAGGATTTAACCAAGGCGATGATCCAACGACCATCGTTGAATTGTTCTTTAAAAAATATCAGGCCAGACGAGATTCTGAAAGTCAGCTCAATTTACTTTTTAGGTTCATCCAGTATATAGAAAGACAAGTTGTTCTTTTCGATGCAATTGAAGATGCCGCCTTCCCGATAGTGAACCATATGGATGGTATAGGTACATTAAGATCGCTTAAGGAATCTGCCGTTTCTGACGATAAATTGGAAATACTTAGAAAATACCTGCGTGAATTTAAAGTACGGATTGTGCTTACCGCGCACCCAACCCAGTTCTATCCGGGAAGCGTTTTAGGAATTATTACGGATCTTACCCAAGCGATTAAGGACAATGATTTATTGCTGATCAATGACCTTCTGGCCCAATTAGGAAAAACACCATTTTTTCAACATACAAAGCCAACACCTTATGATGAGGCAGTGAGCCTCATTTGGTATTTAGAGAATGTGTTTTATAATTCCTTCGGAAAAATTTACGATTACATTCAACAAAACATTTTTAACGATAGCCCAGTTGGAAACGATATTATAAATATCGGTTTTTGGCCAGGTGGAGATAGAGATGGAAACCCGTTCGTAACACCGCAGATTACCTTAAAAGTTGCTCGCAGATTAAAGGACACCATCATGAAAAATTATTATCGTGATGTGAGGAAACTCAAGCGCCGATTGACTTTTAACGATGTTGAACCGAGAATCGCCAACCTTGAAACGAAGTTATATACTGGAGATATCGATATTGAATATTTTCAGACTGAACTTATAGAAATCAAGAATATTGTAATAGAGCAGCACCAATCGCTGTTTGTTAATGAGATAAAAAGTTTGATCAACAAAACCTATCTCTTCGGAATGCATTTCGCAACACTAGATATTCGTCAAGATAGTCGCGCGCATGCGGCAGTTTTCAACAATATGGTAGATACGGTTATTGCGACCGGTAGCGATATTTTCCCAGAGAACTATCATTCACTCAACGAGGACAAGCAGATTAAAATTCTTTCCCAAATTAAAGGAAGTGTAGATCTAGAAATCTTTAAGGATGCTGAGGTAATTAAAGCTTTGCAAACGATGAAGGCTATAAAAACTATTCAAGAAAGTAACGGTGAACTTGCGGCAAACAGATATATAATCAGTAACAACCAGACCACTTTAAACGTAATGCAATTATATGCGATGTTGAAGTTGGTAGCATTTCAAGATAAACTCACGGTAGATATCGGACCATTGTTCGAGACCATTACCGATTTGGAAAATGCGCCCAAAGTGATGGAGCAGCTCTATACCAATCCTGATTATCGCGATCATTTAAGAGCGAGAGGGGACAAGCAAACCATTATGCTAGGATTCTCGGACGGAACAAAGGATGGGGGATACCTTATGGCCAACTGGGGAATTTATCAAGCGAAACAAAAACTTACCAGAGTTTCTAGAAAACACGGAATCACCGTCATATTTTTTGATGGTAGAGGTGGGCCACCAGCGCGTGGCGGAGGTAAAACGCATCAATTTTATGCGTCGCTCGGCCCAACGATTGAAGATAAAGAAGTACAATTAACCATTCAAGGGCAGACAATCAGCTCTAATTTTGGTACTCCAGAATCATCCCAATACAACCTAGAACAACTCATAAGTTCAGGTATTTTGAATCGCTTAAACGATTCAAATTTAAAAATGACTACGGAGAATAGTAAAGTGATGGATAAATTGGCGAATATTAGCTACAAAGCCTACGTTGACTTTAAGAATCACGCCATGTTTATTCCATATTTGGAAAGGATGAGTACCTTAAAATATTATGCAAAGACCAATATCGGTAGCCGTCCTTCTAAAAGAGGTAAGAGCGACGAACTTGTTTTTGCCGATTTACGTGCTATTCCGTTCGTTGGTTCTTGGAGCCAATTAAAACAAAACGTGCCAGGTTTCTATGGTGTTGGTACAGCGCTTAAATATTACGAAGATAAAGGTGATTTTAAAAAGGTTCAAAAACTTTATAAGACTTCCGAGTTCTTTAAGACCTTGGTAGAAAACAGTATGATGTCACTTTCAAAATCATTTTTCGACTTGACTAAATACATGGCCGATGACCCAGAATTCGGAGATTTTTGGAAAATCATTTATGAAGAATATGAAACTTCTAAACGCTTACTCCTTAAATTAACAGGTTATAAGGTTTTGATGGAGGAAGAACCAGCAGGTAAAGCGTCGATTGATGTGCGTGAATCTATCGTTCTTCCTTTGTTAACCATCCAACAATTTGCGTTGCGTAAAATTCAGCAGTTAGAAAAGGAAAACCCAAAAGATAAAGCGCAGATTGAAGTTTATGAGAAACTGGTCACACGTTCTCTATTCGGAAATATTAATGCCAGCAGGAATTCGGCTTAA